tcttcttaagtggaagtaataaagtaaaataacgaataataattatataataacgaataatagtctccaataggttgcacgtaaatatctgtgctgccaccagtactTTGTCtgagcgcgtcttcagcaccgcggccagcactccaatgcgcagcttattaataccaaacaaagtgaacaagttgctatttctgtctagaaacattgaaatttaaacatggtctgtgtaacattatgtaaattctgcgtctctgtctgattgttgtttccgttttcttgtcCTTGACGTttgctgaattctgggtttacattttaaactgctgcttcagtgcagtatagccacagagctatttaacaagcacgatcttccgagattatatgctactaataattcatcagtaactgctgttttcttgtgcaaaattaaatatttatagttaaatgtttatatacatatattaaaaaaataataatttgggcgcacggacgccccaaggggtcggcagcgcccttagcatttgcctattccgcctatgcccagggccggccctggtcGGAGGTATGGAACCAGTTATACATTCTCACTCGTGCCAGTAGCCTACGCCGGCTTTGTTTTCCTttgcttttttaagtttttaatatttataatttctaACATGGAAACTTTATTGACATCACTCGAGTTAAGGCGATTAGTGGACCTTTCAATTCACGGGTTTCATTTAATTCTATTTTTTAAacgtaaatgtaatatttttttcttaagttttgtttcagtttgcaATGCCTCCTGCGCAgcggtgtaaaaataagatatttttcgactttaaaattcaaacatCATATCCTAAATTGTCGGAATATATTCCATATGTATTAATTTGGATTTAtagatgtttaacattaaaatctatGCATGGGAATAATTTACATTAATTTTTGAAATGCCCACCACTCTTAAATGCGCAGGTTCCTTATTGTACATCGAGGCTTTAAAATTTAGTTCCTTTCATGTCGTTGTAATCATTTAATTCAATCTTTTTTACCTAaatgtttactttaaatgttctGTTACATTAACATGTGCGTTAAATAGTTTTTGAAAAGATTACCTTTTTCTGATATGCAGGATAAGGAGTTATTTGGAGAAATAACGCTAGTCCTCGGGACTTTTGGGCTGtgtgattgaaaaaaaaatcgcaATCACTTCGTCAAaacaaatctgattggctaatacacactgaaataaattaaataattttaaaattactaaATTAATAATTCTCTCTTCATCACACAGCCCAAACATGACATACAAAATGTCTTGGAACAGTAACAAACAACAATCAGAGATATTTATAAGCGATCATTTTATGTTCATTGCAGTTTTAAATCTTTCCCGCGCCCATGCCTCTGGGGTGTCAAAAGGGGTTTccttttcttatttttttttttgttttttttgtttttttcctcaCAATTCAGATTCATTACACATATGCGCAAGTTATACAGTAGGTGGCAGTAATACTCCAAAGGAGTGAGCAGCCATTAAacgaaaagaagaagaagaagaagatatGACGCGCCCATCCTGTAGATGTCAGTAGACGTCAGTTCAAGTTCTCGCTGTGCACTAACAGAAGAAGAAGAGTGTTGTGTTTTCTCTGCAGTGTTTCGCAGCTCGTGTGTTTGTCaagtgtttgtgtgtaatgCATCAGTGATGGTGATGTTGTCCTCTTCGCAGCAAGTCGTCATGGCCTTCACAGCGGTGCTGCTGATGTTTGTGCTGTTCCCGCGTATGTTCACCGGCAGCGGCGGCGGAAGGGAGGGTCAGTCTTTCGATCCGCGGATGAACCGAAGAGGTGAGGATACAAACTTTACACAGTCCATTGTTCTCTACTCTTTTACTAGGGACTTTAATCATGTGCGATTTAATGTCTTTTTACTAGCTTAAATGACCTCTTATAAGGCCAATTCACACTGGTCAGGCAGACttcaacagacgcgtctgtaggattctgtctgaccagtgtgaaacccctgttggcaCAGTTGTTGGATCATCAAAGTAACgttaaatgagactttagaatgtgggtgtctgttggagttggtagttgtctgatcAGTGCGATTGGGCTGTAtggttatttaatattttaatcgttgCTGTTATGTGATTTCCACTGGTAACAGTGTGCTAGGAAGTAATGCTCCAATGTCGAAAACGTTTTTGTTTCCTTGGGTTGTAGCAAGTGCTTTATTTTAGCAGTAATACTGTAAAGTTTATTAAAGACACACAAATCCAGCAGTGATTGTGTTTTAAATTGCATGGTCacataaaaataatcaaaatagatGCAATTAGAAATAAGATTTCcaaattaaaaagaaatgtgaaattaatgttttttatgcaatgtgtttatttaatgtagCTTCAACTGATTCCATATATCTGATTCTTTGTGACGTCTCTACTGTTCTGTAGGACCCGGCCCTGGTCTCCGTCCCGGTGCCGTTAAGAATCAGCAGCAGTTCCACATGAACGGAGCGTCTCCAAAATCCCAGAGTGTGGAGAACGTTCATCAGATGAAGAAACTGATGGAGCAAGAGATGAAGAGTGACAAATACAAAGCCAATAACAACAAGGGCTACGTCTTTACCCTCATGCCAATCTACGCCATCAGTGTTGGGCTTTTTGCTGCTTATAAGTTTCTGAAGGTGCTGATATTTATTATAACACATCTATTGTCTCCTATTCTTAGTTTTTGATGCAAAATTTGACTCTCTTGCGTGTGTTTTGTTAAATACAGATAAAGTCTGCAAATGAAACTGAAGCTCAGAAAGCAAAAACAGCTCGAGGTGTGAAGAAATCTGAGGAGAcaggtgtgtgcgtgtgtgggCATCCACAAGTGTTAATTTGTGTGTAGATGTGTGTTACACgctggggtggtttcccagacagaatgtagattaatccaggactgggccttagttatattatgacatttaagtcgtttttTACAAACTAACCTTACGAAAAAAACAACACTGATGTGCATCTTGAAACAAAACTATGTcattgatatatgttaagatgtgtaagttcaaggtgtttttaaatcaaGACCGCTCAAAGATGCATTTCAGTATGGGACTAAAATAAGCCCTCCCTGGGAAACTACTCCTGTTAGTCTCAAACAACACAACTTGAACCgaattgtgtgtttttgtagagAGTCAGCTGAATGAACTGGAACATAGGTTGGCTCAAACTGAGAAGATGCTCAACTCCATACTAACCCAACTGGACCCCCTTACAAACTGGTAAGAGTCATAAACAGAAGTatgtttacatcattttaaTTGTCTATTTTATAGACCGTTTTACACTTGTTATATGTAACTAGATATTAATTTCCACTTTTCATGTATGCAAATGCATTCACCCTGCGGTTTGTGTCTCAGTCACTGCCTCGTGGCTTTGTCTTTCCCGCTCACCATATTTTGTTTCTTGTTTTGCCGAAGTGTGAAGTCTGTTGCCATGGAGCAGAAAAACGAGATCATGTCGCAGCTGCAATGCATCCGGCAGCTAATGAAGAAGAGAGGCATGGAGTGTCCAAACATCAGGATAGATGGTAAACACATCTGTTCCCGCACAGACTGATGTCATCAACACATGCATTTAAAGCCCACTTAGACAGCGAGTCTGTGATATAATGAGTTCACCCAATCCATAATGTAGGTCACAAGTTTTACAAAAGTGATTTAGGAGGATGAACAAAGTGGCACTAAATTCAACTTCACATAGGTCACACCTTACGTGAAAGGTGCAGTCACATCACCTCTTTCCTTAAAGATTGGAGCTTGTAATGATAATAATGCATttgttttgataaatgtgtGATATCTTTGCAATTTGGCTGAACAGGTCTGTAGGTAGTTGGGACTTTATCCTGTGGGTCATATATGCGTTGAATCGTATGGTTATGTCTTTTTAGAACCGGCATGCCAGCGCAATCTGGATGATCTTATAGAGACTCTGACTGCTGCAGAATCGTCTGTAGAACCACAAACGCACGCTGAAACACAGTCATGTGATCAGACTGCGCTCTCACCTGACCAAGAGAGGATTGAAGAAGAGGAGCCTGAACCTGCAGAACGAGAGGTAGAGGAAGATATGGCCAATGAGAGTGACTGTAGTTTGCCCTCCCTCGAGGACTCGGGCGACTTCAGTGTAGATCCCGTCACCATTGTTCAGAAAGATCCAGATGATCAGACGGGTGGATTACGAAGACGCAACAGGCCAGAGTAACTGACAAGATTTGGACTTAAatctaatttatttatttatttattcaattatTTGTGGTCTACAATATTCCATCTGCATATTTTCAGCAATgtccagtgtttcccacagatctgaaatgtacttgtggtggtagctggtaaAAAAGGCAGTCATTATTATCCAGACAgataatggtctactatacgTGTGACAAACAACTAGTAATGTGTGAAcgttcacattatagttcataaATCCAACCACCCCAAACTCTCATTGGTATGAACAAAGATGaaactgtttgtcaaagcaccacaaaaacactttattgtttttgtgcTGATTAGGAAGCAATACTTGtgaaaatgacaaatttgaAAGGATTTATTAACAATGTGAAAGGTATAGAAAAActattaaatacaataaatataaGACACTAAGGCAATGGAGGTTTATAAACAGGTctagagattataaatgtgaccggTGTTATAATGGTTTAGCTTTCTTTACTTTCtcgaagcagtaaaagtgcctttCTTTTTATGCCAATTAAAAGAGCTTAATCCACTTATTATTTCAGACGGTTCATTAATAACACTATTATAAAAATTGTTTGTCAATATGACCTTTGGCTTCGTCCATTTGTGCTTTTCAGTATAGATAAGGTCACGCAGTGACAAACCGGTTTTGTATTTATCATAACCTGATACGATTTTGCAGGACAGAGTTCACCAAACTATGCTACGCAGCGACCTGCGAAATATCATTGCACAAACTTGCGTTTTCGGTCTTGAGCATTATGCGATGAATGGAAATCAATGTCTAATGAAAAGTCTAGTGTGACTGCAGCTTAAAGCCTCCTAATGACCTGTGAATTTATTTGGGCACAGACATGTTTTGAGGTGTTTCTGGGAGGTTTAAGTACATACCGCATcatcttaaaataataataatgtaactTCGGAGACCTGAAAATGCGAATAAACTGAAATGCACCTTTTTCAAATTGCTTGAAAACCACCTGATGCGAGCGTAAAAACTTTTTCAGATATATGGGAGTTTTTGAGATTGCAAATACGGCCAATGGAAAAACAATGTCAATTTGCacaatttaaagggtaatggaaatgCAGCTAATTTTGGCCCATTCaagctgcattcagactagcaTTGACTAGCAGTAGCAAAGCAAAGCAATCTCATTGATATTAATTGAAGATTAATAGTAACCGTTGGCGACTGGATTGGCCGTGTCCAGTCACgagacaaagttgagaaatgtttaactttatgcaaattatgagcaactttcaggagcgactaccaatgagaacgaagcagtggaCTTCATGTCATCCGTCTCTTGTCAGTGTCTTGTACCATCAAGTGGACGGTACTTATTGTTTATGAaaaccagatttagaaacgcctcttttTAAAGAGACGATcgacacacagcgacaaagtcgattataatgtgaatgtacctttagACCGCCAGcgacaagcagtagcagagcaacgtgatctcattcatttcaatggacgCTTGGCGACACCACcacacatttgcataaagtttcTTGCATCATTGGACACGTCCATATGGTCGCCAGCGGTCACTTTTGCTCATGCTGCCAGAAGTCGCCAAACTTTCATTCAAATGAATTAGTTCatgtcgctctgctactgctagtcgctaGCGGTCTAAGTTGGGTGGAACTCATTGGAAGAGACACAATGTGCTAACACGCAAAATGCCGTTATAAAAGAGTCATTATCATGGAAgaacaaaaaagacattttttttttgccaggTATACTTTGGGGGTTGTTAATATACCTGGGCGGCCCACCCAAGTAAATCAATGTGTGGGAAACTGATGTCTGTAGTTCGGAGTTAATAATTGGAATCCGTTTACTTTTTGATATTACTGGCCTTATTTTGGACTTGTAGTGCATGTTATTATAAGGAAAACGATTGGGATCttttattcaaatgtttaacaCCCACTTCTGATGAAATCCTGTCCTACATTTTTATCTTGTTGAATATTTGTTTCATCTGGTCATATTCACATCAATGTCCGTGTCACCTTGTAAGTTTGGTTTAAGCATCTGCATAAATTCTGGTAATTTCAATGAGGTGAAGCCAACAGGAACATGCACAAGGCAGCTCCTGAGTTTTTGCATACTgtggtttttattttatttgcatgtTGGCAGAAGCCTGTGGGAAAGTTTGAAGTATCTGCATGTTTCTAGTATGACAATCATGTCCAAAACTTCAGATTGTGATGAATAGTTGATATGATATTGACCTAAACCTCATGACTGCAATAAAGCTTTGagctttacattttattttcagcaTAAATACCATGATTATATGTAATATGAGCATATATCTGTTAAATGTTAACGTGTAAAGTGAACATTTTTGCTGTCAGTGCCTGTTATCAGCTTTATTTAAAGATTGTTTATATGCACATTTGatcatacactctaaaaacaaacggtgctaaatggcaccaaaagtggttcgtaatcatagaagaaccatttttagcaGGGGCGTCGGACTGTgggtaaaaccagtactgattaccagGGCCCCAAAGGAAGAAAGGGCCCTTGAAAAGTCTGAAATATATTATGGGGGTGGGGCATTGGGGCCCATCAGAACTGCCTATGCATAGGGCCCGAGGTCTTGTTCAACGCCCCTGGTTTTTAGTTCCAATTTAGCACCGGTGAatcacctgtgtagaaccacatagtgctatgtagaaccatatgtggcgCTATAGTGGTACTATATGGCCCCTTTATGGTTCTACACAGATGcctcaccggtgctatatggcacttaaatttgtttttagagtgtattatAGGTTTCAGTTTTGTTAAATATTAGCTGAAAACATTGTTTTCTGCCAGAATAGGTTTTTTCCTtaatcacaatttttttttatgttgatgttctcataaaacacatttttacttgtttaaacTGAAAATTACTGCTTTCTTGTCTTTATTTTATCACAAGATGCTATTAGAAAAATCCATTAAGATTTTGTCTTTAACATCATGTAAAGCTTTTACCCTGTATTTTAAATGTGGAGATTGAATGTGATTGGACTCTGTTTCCTGTACTTGTATGTGATTTGCTGCATAGTCTACGGAGAAATATTTGAGAACAAATATTTTAAGCcttaaaataaaatctaaataatCAAATGTTGGTGTTGACAGTATTGTGATATTTCTTGATAGTTTGGCATGTTCTGGAATTTTGCAAAAATCCAAAAACTCTCCCTataatttgataaataataggAAAATCTTAGGCTTTACATTTACCTTATTGCTGATTTATAAATACACTCTTTGTCTGAAATAGCTCCCTATACCCTAGTGCACTATTTGACGGGACAGCCAATGGTTGTGTTGTCCGAAATTATAGTGGACATTGTCGAGTGCACTTATTCAGTCCCATAATGCACCGCAATAATGAGTGTACAAACTATGTACCTATATATTATAGGATATCATGGTTCTGGCATGGCCAAGCCAAGTCTCCAGGCCTtaacccaatagagaatctttggagggagctcaaactctgtgtttctcagcgacaggcctgaaacctgactgatctagagtagatctgtgtggaggagtaggccaaaatccctcctgcagtgtgtgcaaacctggtgaaaaactacaggaaacgtttgacctctgtaattgcaaacaagGGCTTCTGTACCtaatattaacattgatttttttcaggtgttcaaatacttatttgcaactgtatcatacaaataaataggtaaaaaatcatacattgtgatttctggattttttttagattgtctctcacagtggacatgcacctacaatTACAATGTCAGACCCCCACCATGATTTATAAGTGGGAGAACTTaattgcaaaatagcagggtgttcaaatacttattttcctcactatatatatatatatatatatatatatatatatatacagtcttgttcaaaataatagcagtacaatgtgactaaccagaataatcaaggtttttaatattttttttattgctacgtggcaaacaagttaccagtaggttcagtagattctcagaaaacaaatgagacccagcattcatgatatgcacgctcttaaggctgtgcaattgggcaactagttgaaaggggtgtgttcaaaaaaatagcagtgtggcattcaatcactgaagtcatcaattttgtgaagaaacaggtgtgaatcaggtggcccctatttaaggatgaagccaacacttgttgaacatgcatttgaaagctgaggaaaatgggtcgttcaagacattgttcagaagaacagtgtactttgattaaaaagttgattggagaggggaaaacctataaagaggtgcaaaaaatgataggctgttcagctaaaatgatctccaatgccttaaaatggagagcaaaaccagagagacgtggaagaaaacggaagacaaccatcaaaatggatagaagaataaccagaatggatgatcaaagacagtctggagttacctgtaagtactgtgacagttagaagacgtctgtgtgaagctaatctattttcaagaatcctcCGCAaggtccctctgttaaaaaaaaggcatgtgcagaagaggttacaatttgccaaagaacacatcaactggcctaaagagaaatggaggaacattttgtggactgatgagagtaaaattgttctttttgggtccaagggccacaggcagtttgtgagacgacccccaaactctgaattcaagccacagtacacagtgaagacagtgaagcatggagcatgatatgggcatgtttctcctactatggtgttgggcctatttatcgcataccagggatcatggatcagtttgcatatgttaaaatacttgaagaggtcatgttgccctatgctgaagaggacatgcccttgaaatggttgtttcaacaagacaatgacccaaaacacactagtaaacgggcaaagtcttggttccaaaccaacaaaattaatgttatggagtggccagcccaatctccagaccttaatccaattgagaacttgtggggtgatatcaaaaatgctgtttctgaagcaaaaccaagaaatgtgaatgaattgtggaatgttgttaaagaatcatggagtggaataacagctgagaggtgccacaagttggttgactccatgccacacagatgtcaagcagttttaaaaaactgtggtcatacaactaaatattagtttagtgattcacaggattgctaaatcccagaaaaaaaatgtttgtacaaaatagttttgagtttgtacagtcaaaggtagacactgctatttttttgaacacacccctttcaactaattgcccaattgcacagccttaagagcgtgcatatcatgaatgctgggtcttgtttgttttctgagaatctactgaacctactggtaacttgtttgccacgtagcaataaaaaatatactaaaaaccttgattattctagttagtcacattgtactgctcttattttgaacaagactgtatatatatatacagtgaggaatatatatatatatatatatatatatatatatatatatatatatatatatatatatatatatatatatatataacaaatacatttctatttttacaaaccatatggcaaaaaatatgtttcctggacaaaatataaaggtttgtataaaatgtattataatacATGAACCCGATGCATAACACTATAAAACCATAAATAAGCAAAAATGACATTTACACAAACAAAGACCATGCTATTCTATTCCAGTAGAGGGCAGCAGTCAATACAGAAATTTCACATTTTAGCACAACTGGTTTCTTCATCTTAAAATCAATGGATTTTTTTTGCACCAGTAATAGCTGTGAATTATAAagctttaaaggagacatttcacaagacttttttaaaatgtaggataaatctttggtgtccccagagtacatatgtgaagttttagctcaaaatatcatatagataatttattataaaatgttaaaatgccaCTTTGTGGCGGTATTATCTACTTCTGacatctttttcacattttctaggttgacaaaagcactggagacccaattttaacacttaaacatgaaaaagtca
The Paramisgurnus dabryanus chromosome 1, PD_genome_1.1, whole genome shotgun sequence genome window above contains:
- the LOC135745889 gene encoding uncharacterized protein → MVMLSSSQQVVMAFTAVLLMFVLFPRMFTGSGGGREGQSFDPRMNRRGPGPGLRPGAVKNQQQFHMNGASPKSQSVENVHQMKKLMEQEMKSDKYKANNNKGYVFTLMPIYAISVGLFAAYKFLKIKSANETEAQKAKTARGVKKSEETESQLNELEHRLAQTEKMLNSILTQLDPLTNCVKSVAMEQKNEIMSQLQCIRQLMKKRGMECPNIRIDEPACQRNLDDLIETLTAAESSVEPQTHAETQSCDQTALSPDQERIEEEEPEPAEREVEEDMANESDCSLPSLEDSGDFSVDPVTIVQKDPDDQTGGLRRRNRPE